Proteins from a single region of Chlorocebus sabaeus isolate Y175 chromosome 25, mChlSab1.0.hap1, whole genome shotgun sequence:
- the RGS21 gene encoding regulator of G-protein signaling 21, producing MPVKCCFYRSQTTEAMTWSENMDTLLANQAGLDAFRTFLKSEFSEENVEFWLACEDFKKTKNAEKIASKARMIYSEFIEADAPKEINIDFSTRDLISKNIAEPTLKCFDEAQKLIYSLMAKDSFPRFLKSEVYKKLVNSQQVPNHKKWLPFL from the exons ATGCCAGTGAA ATGCTGTTTCTACAGGTCACAAACTACGGAAGCAATGACATGGTCTGAAAATATGGACACACTTTTAGCCAACCAAG CTGGTCTAGATGCTTTTCGAACATTTCTAAAATCAGAGTTTAGTGAAGAAAATGTTGAGTTCTGGCTTGCCTGTGAAGACTTTAAGAAAacgaaaaatgcagaaaaaattgCTTCCAAAGCCAGGATGATTTATTCTGAATTCATTGAAGCTGATGCACCTAAAGAG ATTAACATTGACTTCAGCAccagagacctcatctcaaagaATATTGCTGAACCAACACTCAAATGCTTTGATGAGGCTCAGAAATTAATCTATTCCCTCATGGCCAAGGATTCTTTCCCTCGATTTCTAAAGTCAGAGGTCTATAAAAAACTGGTAAATAGCCAACAGGTTCCAAATCATAAAAAATGGCTCCCTTTTTTGTGA